One genomic window of Oleomonas cavernae includes the following:
- a CDS encoding phage head closure protein translates to MGALPAGAPVIGQLRERVRFERPAIGADGAGGGALAWLPVDANPTVWARVEAAAGTEPVEAQAREGHVTWRVTLRRRDDITADWRLVWRGAVFDILGVLPDERRAYVTILARSGGAQ, encoded by the coding sequence GTGGGCGCCTTACCGGCTGGTGCGCCTGTGATCGGGCAATTGCGCGAACGGGTGAGGTTCGAACGCCCGGCCATCGGTGCCGACGGGGCCGGCGGCGGGGCGCTGGCCTGGCTGCCGGTCGACGCCAACCCCACGGTCTGGGCGCGGGTCGAGGCGGCAGCCGGCACCGAACCGGTCGAAGCCCAGGCGCGCGAGGGCCATGTTACCTGGCGGGTAACGCTGCGCCGGCGCGACGACATCACCGCCGATTGGCGCCTGGTCTGGCGCGGGGCGGTGTTCGACATCTTAGGTGTGCTGCCGGACGAGCGGCGCGCCTATGTCACCATCCTGGCCAGGAGCGGAGGGGCGCAATGA
- a CDS encoding HK97 family phage prohead protease, with protein MKPYEVSAPLSWQVKRLAADGSFAGYASVFDVVDVQGDRVLPGAFAASLARWRSGGQLPPFLWQHDMAEPIGRFDLVAEDRQGLRVEGRLALDTRRGREAQSLLRLGALDGLSIGYSAVTTGVDGQGVRLLKVLDLHEISLVTLPANEAARIAWVKAAPGFDTATAAIAANLRRATAALRP; from the coding sequence ATGAAACCCTACGAGGTCAGCGCACCTTTAAGCTGGCAGGTGAAGCGCCTGGCGGCCGACGGCTCCTTTGCCGGCTACGCCAGCGTGTTCGATGTCGTCGACGTGCAGGGCGACCGGGTGCTGCCCGGTGCCTTCGCCGCCAGCCTGGCGCGCTGGCGCAGCGGCGGGCAACTGCCGCCCTTCCTGTGGCAGCACGACATGGCCGAGCCGATCGGCCGCTTCGACCTGGTGGCCGAGGACAGGCAGGGCCTGCGGGTCGAGGGGCGCCTGGCGCTCGACACCCGGCGCGGGCGCGAGGCGCAGTCGCTGCTGCGCCTGGGCGCGCTCGACGGCCTGTCGATCGGCTACAGCGCCGTCACCACCGGGGTCGACGGGCAGGGCGTGCGCCTGCTCAAGGTGCTGGACCTCCATGAAATCAGCCTCGTCACCCTGCCGGCCAACGAGGCCGCGCGCATCGCCTGGGTGAAGGCCGCCCCGGGATTCGACACTGCCACGGCCGCCATCGCCGCCAACCTCCGCCGCGCCACGGCGGCCCTTCGCCCCTGA
- a CDS encoding phage tail assembly chaperone: protein MSGGVGPAMGLGCALFGWPPEAAWAATPRDLLLALAARAALSGARRPVAPLRAQEFAALKARLDHA, encoded by the coding sequence ATGAGCGGCGGGGTGGGGCCGGCGATGGGCCTGGGCTGCGCCCTGTTCGGCTGGCCGCCCGAGGCCGCCTGGGCCGCCACCCCGCGCGACCTGCTGCTGGCCCTCGCCGCCCGGGCCGCGCTGTCAGGCGCGCGCCGGCCGGTCGCACCCCTGCGCGCCCAAGAATTCGCCGCCTTGAAAGCCCGCCTCGATCACGCCTGA
- a CDS encoding DUF3168 domain-containing protein encodes MVPDAALALQSALFARLMADGDLLALCGGRIHDRRPEGSAFPHVVIGEASCVDDGSKSRPGQVHSLTLHVWSRYRGKAQAKQILAALAAALHHQPLTLGGDSTWVNGRVTYCAVLDDPDGVTTHGVLRLRVVTEAV; translated from the coding sequence ATGGTGCCTGACGCGGCCCTGGCGCTGCAAAGCGCGCTCTTTGCCCGGCTGATGGCCGACGGCGACCTGCTCGCCCTGTGCGGCGGGCGCATCCACGATCGCCGGCCCGAAGGCAGCGCCTTTCCCCACGTGGTGATCGGCGAGGCGAGTTGCGTCGACGACGGCAGCAAGAGCCGCCCCGGCCAGGTCCACAGCCTGACCCTTCACGTCTGGTCGCGCTATCGCGGCAAGGCGCAGGCCAAGCAGATCCTGGCCGCCCTCGCCGCCGCCCTGCACCACCAGCCGCTGACCCTGGGCGGCGACAGCACCTGGGTGAACGGGCGCGTCACCTACTGCGCCGTGCTCGACGATCCCGACGGCGTCACCACCCACGGCGTGCTGCGCCTGCGCGTGGTGACCGAGGCGGTCTGA
- a CDS encoding phage tail tube protein: MPKQRGDLFLLKVDTSGSGAFATVAGLRSTGLNARLKPVETTNKDSGGQRELLDGAGIQAFTLTGAGVFDSGDAHEAVRSLFLGRTRRDWRITRGDGSSLTAPCLVTALDFAGDYDGEETFSITLESAGSVSFA; the protein is encoded by the coding sequence ATGCCCAAGCAACGCGGGGATCTGTTCCTGCTGAAGGTCGACACATCAGGCAGCGGGGCCTTTGCCACGGTGGCGGGCCTGCGCTCGACCGGGTTGAATGCGCGGCTGAAACCGGTCGAGACCACCAACAAGGATTCAGGCGGCCAGCGCGAACTGCTGGACGGCGCCGGCATCCAGGCCTTCACCCTGACCGGCGCCGGCGTCTTCGATTCAGGCGACGCCCATGAGGCGGTGCGCAGCCTGTTCCTGGGCCGCACCCGGCGCGACTGGCGCATCACCCGGGGTGACGGCAGCAGCCTGACCGCGCCCTGCCTGGTCACGGCGCTCGACTTCGCCGGCGACTACGACGGCGAGGAAACCTTCTCGATCACGCTGGAATCTGCAGGCAGCGTGAGTTTCGCATGA
- a CDS encoding DNA-packaging protein, translating into MTTAIPTASGDGSKAGWLASASPADRAAFLHGLSPAEARCLFHDWSFWSRPNQQSPPGDEWTGWLVLAGRGFGKTRAGAEWVRAAVEAGRARRIALVGATAADARQVMIEGESGLLAISPPWMRPLWEPSKRLLTWPNGAVATAFSAERPGQLRGPQHDLAWADELCKWRHEDAWEQMLLGLRLGAHPRWLATTTPRPSRLIRGLLADPKVHVTRGSTFDNWAHLAPTFLAEVVRRYQGTRLGRQELHAELVDDVPGALWTRALIEAGRVARAGELARVVVGVDPAVGAAGEGEGAETGIIVAGRGIDGRAVVLADLSCRMAPTAWARRAIDALRRFEGDRLVAEVNQGGDLVESLVRTLAPEVPYRAVRAARGKAVRAEPIAALYEQGRVVHVPGLETLEDQMCRFTSHGPDGPSDRVDALVWALTDLMLGPVPPAPRLRRL; encoded by the coding sequence ATGACGACGGCGATCCCGACGGCATCCGGCGACGGCTCGAAGGCCGGCTGGCTCGCCTCGGCCTCGCCGGCGGATCGGGCGGCCTTCCTGCACGGGTTGAGCCCGGCTGAAGCGCGCTGCCTGTTCCACGACTGGTCGTTCTGGTCGCGGCCCAATCAGCAATCGCCGCCCGGTGACGAGTGGACCGGCTGGCTGGTCCTGGCCGGGCGGGGTTTCGGCAAGACCCGGGCCGGCGCCGAATGGGTGCGGGCTGCGGTCGAGGCCGGCCGGGCGCGGCGCATCGCCCTGGTGGGGGCGACCGCGGCCGACGCCCGCCAGGTGATGATCGAGGGCGAATCCGGCCTGCTGGCGATTTCGCCACCCTGGATGCGGCCGCTGTGGGAACCGTCGAAGCGCCTGCTGACCTGGCCCAACGGTGCCGTCGCCACCGCCTTCTCGGCCGAGCGGCCGGGGCAACTGCGCGGGCCGCAGCACGACCTGGCCTGGGCCGACGAATTGTGCAAGTGGCGCCACGAGGACGCCTGGGAGCAGATGCTGCTGGGCCTGCGCCTGGGCGCGCACCCGCGCTGGCTGGCGACCACCACGCCCCGGCCCAGCCGCCTGATCAGGGGCCTGCTGGCCGATCCCAAGGTGCACGTCACCCGCGGTTCCACCTTCGACAATTGGGCGCACCTGGCGCCGACCTTCCTGGCCGAGGTGGTGCGCCGCTACCAGGGCACCCGGCTCGGGCGGCAGGAGCTGCATGCAGAGCTGGTCGACGACGTGCCCGGCGCCCTGTGGACGCGGGCCCTGATCGAGGCCGGGCGGGTGGCGCGGGCTGGCGAACTCGCCCGCGTCGTCGTCGGCGTCGACCCGGCTGTGGGCGCGGCCGGCGAAGGCGAGGGGGCGGAGACTGGCATCATCGTCGCCGGGCGCGGCATCGACGGCCGGGCCGTGGTGCTGGCCGACCTGTCGTGCCGCATGGCCCCCACCGCCTGGGCAAGGCGCGCGATCGATGCCCTGCGCCGCTTCGAGGGCGACCGGCTGGTGGCCGAGGTCAACCAGGGCGGCGACCTGGTGGAAAGCCTGGTGCGGACCCTGGCGCCCGAGGTGCCCTACCGCGCCGTGCGCGCGGCGCGCGGCAAGGCGGTGCGGGCCGAGCCGATCGCCGCCCTCTACGAGCAGGGGCGGGTGGTGCATGTGCCCGGCCTGGAGACGCTGGAAGACCAGATGTGCCGCTTCACGAGCCACGGGCCGGATGGCCCCAGCGACCGGGTCGATGCGCTGGTCTGGGCCTTGACCGACCTGATGCTAGGCCCGGTGCCGCCGGCGCCGCGCCTGAGGAGATTGTAA
- a CDS encoding GTA-gp10 family protein, which produces MTDRNPLRGEVALRLGGQDFILRPSFAALAESEALAGCGLVALARRFLDGSYRLNDVVAVLVPALKAAQGVPVADVGELVLDRGLLAVAPACAALLAAALAPEGDIPNPL; this is translated from the coding sequence ATGACGGACCGCAACCCTCTGCGCGGCGAGGTCGCCCTGCGCCTGGGCGGGCAGGATTTCATCCTGCGCCCCAGCTTCGCCGCCCTGGCCGAAAGCGAGGCCCTGGCCGGCTGCGGCCTGGTCGCGTTGGCGCGCCGTTTCCTGGACGGTTCCTATCGCCTCAATGATGTCGTCGCCGTGCTGGTGCCGGCACTGAAGGCGGCGCAAGGCGTGCCGGTGGCGGATGTGGGCGAGCTGGTGCTGGACCGCGGCCTGCTGGCGGTGGCGCCGGCCTGTGCCGCCCTGCTGGCGGCCGCCCTGGCGCCGGAAGGGGACATCCCCAACCCTTTATGA
- a CDS encoding DUF2460 domain-containing protein yields MTFHDVRFPVSVAFGSSGGPERRVEVVTLASGREERNALWAGSRRRYDVGLGLRSDDDLHGVIEFFEARGGKLHAFRFRDWLDWKSCPPLAAPTALDQVIGSGDGTATVFALAKTYVSGGQSWRRAIGKPVAGTVQVALDGAPVAPLDHAVDHLTGLVTFTVAPLPGAVISAGFEFDVAVRFDLDQLVFSLADFRAGQVPSIPLVEVLP; encoded by the coding sequence ATGACATTCCATGACGTGCGCTTTCCCGTTTCGGTCGCCTTCGGCTCCAGCGGTGGGCCGGAGCGGCGGGTGGAGGTGGTCACCCTGGCCAGCGGGCGGGAGGAGCGCAACGCCCTGTGGGCCGGCTCGCGCCGCCGCTACGACGTCGGGCTGGGCCTGCGCTCGGACGACGATCTGCACGGGGTGATCGAATTCTTCGAGGCGCGGGGCGGCAAGCTCCACGCCTTCCGCTTCCGCGACTGGCTGGATTGGAAATCCTGCCCGCCGCTCGCCGCGCCCACGGCGCTCGACCAGGTGATCGGCAGCGGCGACGGCACCGCCACGGTGTTTGCCCTGGCCAAGACCTATGTCTCGGGCGGGCAGTCCTGGCGGCGGGCGATCGGCAAGCCGGTGGCCGGCACGGTGCAGGTGGCGCTCGACGGCGCCCCGGTCGCGCCCCTGGATCACGCCGTCGATCACCTGACCGGCCTGGTGACCTTTACTGTCGCACCCCTGCCTGGCGCGGTGATCAGTGCCGGCTTCGAGTTCGACGTCGCGGTGCGCTTCGATCTCGACCAGCTCGTCTTTTCGCTCGCCGACTTTCGCGCCGGGCAGGTGCCCTCCATTCCCCTGGTCGAGGTGCTGCCGTGA
- a CDS encoding alpha/beta fold hydrolase: protein MSSKLSRIEIPASKGVFSCLAGGPPLGQAPLIHLAHATGMNAQTYAPLLERLAARYTVRAVDLRGHGLTTVPAEPSRLRSWERYVHDLVPILEQWGQPAILVGHSMGGAVSGELAAVHPTLAAGLLMIDPAVLPRAAVPAMAVARATGLNRRFPIAEQAAKRRAVWPSREMLVAGYRGRGAFKTWGAGFLEAYIDGGTRPTADGAVALTCAPAWEAKTFSTISLMFWRRMPRLRCPVSVLYAEHHSTLRDEGARTFRKLQPAATVEKVAGSSHFIPMESPDLVIAAIDALAARARGQKAA, encoded by the coding sequence GTGTCGTCAAAGCTTTCCCGGATCGAAATCCCTGCCAGCAAGGGCGTTTTCTCCTGCCTGGCCGGCGGCCCGCCCCTGGGCCAGGCGCCGCTGATCCACCTGGCCCACGCCACCGGCATGAATGCGCAGACCTATGCGCCGCTGCTGGAACGCCTGGCCGCGCGCTATACCGTGCGGGCGGTCGACCTGCGCGGCCATGGCCTGACCACGGTGCCGGCCGAACCGTCGCGCCTGCGCTCGTGGGAGCGTTACGTCCATGACCTTGTACCCATTCTGGAACAATGGGGGCAGCCGGCAATCCTGGTCGGTCATTCCATGGGCGGGGCGGTCAGCGGCGAACTCGCCGCCGTCCATCCGACGCTCGCCGCCGGCCTGCTGATGATCGATCCGGCGGTGCTGCCCCGGGCGGCGGTGCCGGCCATGGCGGTTGCTCGGGCGACCGGCCTCAACCGCCGCTTTCCCATTGCCGAGCAGGCGGCCAAGCGCCGGGCGGTATGGCCCAGCCGGGAGATGCTGGTGGCTGGCTATCGCGGCCGCGGCGCCTTCAAGACCTGGGGGGCCGGCTTCCTGGAAGCCTATATCGACGGCGGCACAAGGCCCACGGCCGACGGCGCGGTGGCGTTGACCTGCGCGCCCGCCTGGGAGGCCAAGACCTTCTCGACCATCAGCCTGATGTTCTGGCGGCGCATGCCGCGCCTGCGCTGCCCGGTCTCGGTGCTCTATGCCGAGCACCACTCGACCCTGCGCGACGAGGGCGCCCGTACCTTCCGCAAGCTCCAGCCGGCGGCGACGGTCGAGAAGGTGGCGGGCAGCAGCCATTTCATCCCGATGGAAAGCCCGGACCTGGTGATTGCGGCGATCGACGCCTTGGCCGCGCGGGCGCGCGGGCAAAAAGCTGCTTGA
- a CDS encoding head-tail connector protein, translated as MAGLERVSGPAVEPLSLDEAKLHLRLDGGEEDALVAALIKAARELAERHTGRALVTQGFRLWLDGWPCGRRSVDLPRPPMASVTAVTVYDADDSPSPVEPAAWLADRIGTPGRLVLRAGVAAPVPGRVVNGIAIDYEAGHGPAGTDVPEPIRRGMALLLGHLFESREAGGLGQRPLPLGVEALWAPYRLVRL; from the coding sequence ATGGCCGGCCTGGAGCGGGTCAGCGGCCCGGCGGTGGAGCCGTTGAGCCTGGACGAGGCCAAGCTGCACCTGCGGCTGGACGGCGGCGAGGAGGATGCCCTGGTCGCCGCCCTGATCAAGGCCGCGCGCGAGCTGGCCGAGCGCCATACCGGGCGGGCCCTGGTCACCCAGGGCTTTCGCCTGTGGCTGGATGGCTGGCCCTGTGGCCGGCGGTCCGTCGACCTGCCCCGGCCACCGATGGCGAGTGTTACCGCGGTCACGGTCTATGATGCCGACGACAGCCCCAGCCCGGTCGAGCCGGCGGCCTGGCTGGCCGACCGGATCGGCACGCCCGGCCGCCTGGTGCTGCGGGCGGGCGTGGCGGCCCCGGTGCCGGGGCGGGTGGTCAATGGCATCGCCATCGATTACGAGGCGGGCCACGGCCCTGCCGGGACCGACGTGCCCGAACCGATCCGCCGCGGCATGGCCCTGCTGCTGGGGCACCTGTTCGAAAGCCGTGAGGCCGGCGGCCTGGGTCAGCGGCCGCTGCCCTTGGGGGTGGAGGCGCTGTGGGCGCCTTACCGGCTGGTGCGCCTGTGA
- a CDS encoding phage portal protein, which translates to MATLMGRLRRLVRAPAPSPKHALVAWTAPAGARWTARRYETLADEGYVRNVVVHRAVGLVARSAAAIPWIARDGAGNELEVPVFHQLLAKPNPRDEGTAFREALISHLLIAGNAYVEAIGPGRQGRPRELHLLRPDRVRVVPGPGGVPAGYEHRDGQETRQIPVDPVTGRSAILHLKTFHPLDDWHGLPSLEAAAQAIDQHNAAGAWNKALLDNAARPSGALVYQPKEGPAALGDDQFDRLKAEIAAQFEGARNAGRPLLLDGGLDWKPLSLTPAEMDWIEGRNAAAREIALAFGVPPQLVGVPDAQTYANYAQARLALYEDTVVPLAQGLAKAFARQFGPQFGFASLEPDLDEIPALEPRRAERWAKVAAAADLTRDERRAALGYGPLTP; encoded by the coding sequence ATGGCCACCTTGATGGGACGCCTGCGCCGCCTGGTACGCGCGCCGGCGCCAAGCCCTAAGCACGCGCTGGTCGCCTGGACCGCGCCGGCCGGTGCCCGCTGGACCGCCCGCCGTTACGAGACCCTGGCGGACGAGGGCTATGTCCGCAACGTGGTGGTGCACCGGGCGGTAGGGCTGGTGGCGCGCAGTGCCGCGGCGATCCCCTGGATTGCCCGCGACGGCGCCGGTAACGAGCTGGAGGTGCCGGTCTTTCACCAGTTGCTGGCCAAGCCCAACCCGCGCGACGAGGGGACCGCTTTCCGCGAAGCGCTGATCTCGCACCTGTTGATTGCCGGCAACGCCTATGTCGAGGCGATCGGCCCCGGGCGCCAGGGGCGGCCGCGCGAGCTTCACCTGCTGCGGCCCGACCGGGTGCGCGTGGTGCCGGGGCCTGGCGGCGTGCCCGCCGGCTACGAGCACCGCGACGGCCAGGAGACGCGGCAGATCCCGGTCGACCCGGTGACCGGCCGCTCGGCTATCCTGCATCTCAAGACCTTTCACCCGCTGGACGATTGGCACGGCCTGCCCTCGCTCGAGGCGGCGGCCCAGGCGATCGACCAGCACAATGCCGCCGGTGCCTGGAACAAGGCCCTGCTCGACAATGCCGCCCGCCCCTCCGGCGCCCTGGTCTATCAACCCAAGGAAGGCCCGGCGGCCCTGGGCGACGATCAGTTCGACCGGCTGAAGGCGGAAATCGCGGCGCAGTTCGAAGGGGCGCGCAATGCCGGGCGGCCCCTGCTGCTCGACGGCGGGCTGGACTGGAAGCCCTTGAGCCTGACGCCGGCCGAAATGGATTGGATCGAGGGGCGCAACGCGGCGGCGCGCGAGATCGCGCTCGCCTTCGGTGTCCCGCCGCAACTGGTCGGCGTGCCCGATGCCCAGACCTATGCCAATTATGCGCAAGCCAGGCTCGCCCTCTACGAGGATACGGTGGTGCCGCTGGCCCAGGGCCTCGCCAAGGCCTTCGCCCGCCAGTTCGGCCCGCAGTTCGGCTTCGCCAGCCTCGAACCCGACCTCGACGAAATCCCGGCCCTGGAACCCCGCCGCGCCGAACGCTGGGCCAAGGTCGCCGCCGCCGCCGATCTCACCCGCGACGAACGCCGCGCCGCCCTTGGTTACGGTCCGCTAACCCCCTGA